The following proteins are encoded in a genomic region of Bubalus kerabau isolate K-KA32 ecotype Philippines breed swamp buffalo chromosome 15, PCC_UOA_SB_1v2, whole genome shotgun sequence:
- the LOC129627936 gene encoding olfactory receptor 1038-like: MIEENITRVMEFILLGFPVQREIEILLFLLILVVYSLTLVGNIGLISVIRLDPHLHTPMYFFLSNLAFVDFCYSSSIAPKFLEALLTKHRSISPYACATQLGFFLNFLVLETFLLAVMAYDRYVAICNPLLYMVIMSQKVCMQLVTGPYLYSFSVAFLHTVVTFRLIYCGPNAINHFYCDDVPLMALACSDTSLKEILIFIFAGFNMISSLTTVLISYLYIVAAILRIQSAEGRCKAFSTCGSHLTAVTVFYGTLIFMYLQPKSNHSLHTDKMASVFYTIVIPMLNPMIYSLRNQEVKNALRKAFEKCYFLSLINIRM; encoded by the coding sequence ATGATTGAAGAGAATATTACCAGGGTGATGGAATTCATTCTTTTGGGTTTTCCAGTCCAGAGGGAGATTgaaatccttctctttcttctcattttagtGGTATATTCTCTGACTCTGGTGGGAAACATTGGCCTGATTTCCGTAATCCGGTTGGATCCTCACCTTCACACacccatgtatttttttctcagtaatcTGGCATTTGTGGACTTTTGTTACTCCTCATCAATAGCCCCAAAGTTCCTGGAGGCCCTCCTGACCAAGCACAGGTCCATATCTCCCTATGCATGTGCGACACAGCTGGGCTTTTTCCTAAACTTCTTGGTTTTGGAGACGTTCCTTCTTGCAGTAATGGcttatgaccgctatgtggccatctgcaatcCTCTTCTCTACATGGTGATCATGTCCCAAAAGGTGTGCATGCAACTGGTCACAGGCCCTTACTTATACAgcttttctgttgctttcctccacACAGTTGTTACTTTTCGATTGATCTACTGTGGCCCCAATGCTATTAATCACTTCTATTGTGATGATGTCCCTTTGATGGCCCTTGCATGCTCAGACACCAGCCTCAAAGAGatcttgatttttatctttgctgGATTCAACATGATCAGCTCTTTGACCACGGTCCTTATTTCTTACCTATACATTGTGGCTGCCATCCTGAGAATCCAGTCTGCAGAAGGGAGGTGCAAAGCATTCTCAACCTGTGGTTCTCATCTGACTGCTGTCACTGTATTCTACGGGACTCTGATCTTCATGTATCTGCAGCCCAAATCAAACCATTCCCTTCACACAGACAAAATGGCCTCTGTCTTCTACACAATAGTCATTCCTATGTTGAATCCCATgatctacagcctgaggaaccAAGAGGTAAAAAATGCCTTgaggaaagcctttgaaaaatgttattttctgtctctaataAACATTAGAATGTAA